In Oryzihumus leptocrescens, the following are encoded in one genomic region:
- a CDS encoding ABC transporter permease — translation MSTTTVERPAPALPAAPLEARPAGLVPSVLFELSKLFAQWRIRIVLGACWVAPAAFIVAASGQSSLPSDTVFGRWMFATGWAGSLVLLSFACSWVLPLLTSLVAGDVFAAEDRLGTWRHLVMAVRSPRRIFVAKALASSVVILLMQLGLAASSIGGGIAVVGDRELVGLDGRLIGTGQSARLVLLSWACVALTSLAFAAVGLLGSVVLGRSPMGLLMPALLAFLLQAAQLLPMPAAVRLALPSQGFVAWRGLFTGPAESQPLLIGLMVSLAWTIVATTLAYVIFVRRDFTDLASDGSAPRTVLVAALPVVALAAVSIAGVAVAMPAIGSGIDKGKVERSLATSFAHLYRLQSRELHRTEIPEKQLGASASCHRAGSAGDDEGPGNDWRCAVSWQIPGAVAVGTALYQVDVAADGRYVADGDGPKEVNGYFTVRTPNGDAANPLWQVDGLLDLSSRSSSKG, via the coding sequence GTGAGCACGACAACCGTGGAACGACCCGCCCCCGCCCTTCCGGCCGCCCCACTGGAGGCCCGACCGGCCGGCCTCGTCCCCAGCGTTCTCTTCGAGCTGTCCAAGCTGTTCGCCCAGTGGCGCATCCGCATCGTCCTGGGGGCCTGCTGGGTCGCGCCCGCTGCGTTCATCGTGGCCGCCAGCGGACAGAGCTCGCTGCCGAGCGACACGGTCTTCGGTCGCTGGATGTTCGCGACCGGCTGGGCGGGATCCCTGGTGCTGCTGTCCTTCGCCTGCAGCTGGGTGCTGCCGCTGCTCACCTCCCTCGTGGCGGGCGACGTGTTCGCGGCGGAGGACCGGCTGGGGACCTGGCGGCACCTCGTCATGGCGGTCCGCTCACCGCGACGCATCTTCGTCGCGAAGGCGCTGGCGAGCAGCGTCGTGATCCTCCTGATGCAGCTGGGACTGGCCGCCTCGAGCATCGGCGGGGGCATCGCCGTCGTCGGCGACCGCGAGCTCGTCGGGCTCGACGGCCGCCTTATCGGCACGGGCCAGAGCGCGCGGCTGGTGCTGCTCAGCTGGGCCTGCGTCGCGCTCACCTCGCTCGCGTTCGCGGCGGTCGGTCTCCTCGGCTCGGTCGTCCTGGGCCGCTCGCCGATGGGCCTGCTGATGCCGGCGCTCCTGGCCTTCCTGCTCCAGGCGGCCCAGCTGCTGCCGATGCCGGCTGCCGTGCGTCTCGCCCTGCCGAGCCAGGGCTTCGTGGCCTGGCGCGGACTGTTCACCGGTCCGGCGGAGAGTCAGCCCTTGTTGATCGGCCTGATGGTCAGCCTCGCCTGGACCATCGTGGCAACGACTTTGGCGTACGTGATCTTCGTCCGCCGTGACTTCACCGACCTCGCCTCCGACGGGTCCGCTCCACGGACCGTGCTGGTCGCCGCGCTCCCGGTGGTTGCCCTCGCGGCTGTGAGCATCGCCGGGGTCGCCGTGGCGATGCCCGCGATCGGCTCCGGCATCGACAAGGGCAAGGTCGAGCGGTCCCTGGCGACCTCCTTCGCGCACCTCTACCGCCTGCAGTCCCGCGAGCTCCATCGCACGGAGATCCCCGAGAAGCAGCTCGGGGCCAGTGCGTCCTGCCACCGGGCCGGATCAGCAGGCGACGACGAGGGGCCAGGCAACGACTGGCGCTGTGCCGTGTCGTGGCAAATCCCCGGAGCCGTCGCCGTGGGAACGGCGCTCTACCAGGTCGACGTCGCGGCAGACGGCCGCTACGTCGCCGACGGTGACGGGCCCAAGGAGGTGAACGGCTACTTCACGGTGCGGACCCCGAACGGGGACGCAGCAAACCCCCTGTGGCAGGTCGACGGACTTCTTGACCTGTCCTCACGCAGTTCCTCGAAAGGATGA
- a CDS encoding bifunctional YncE family protein/alkaline phosphatase family protein, producing the protein MQVARQRRHSSGSAPEHGRTNRRLRIALAGTAVLTIACGGIASAATDVFGNHTVGTEYANGLQVSDNQVIKPLGSRVMTEYGKFMGSTVSSDGRFLAASSADKGVVLQVFDLATNKLIYRVGKAAGVDQTLSDGSVGQEGPTYSPDGKFLWLAQQDALTRFPVNPDGTLGTATRVPLAKVGAASALPGATAFSPDGSTLYVALNGQNAVAALDPATGAVKRTWPVGIAPRHLTFVGSKLYVSNEGGRQAKPGEPTINSYGTNVPADPVHAATTTGTLSVIDTASPSAAVASIPVGLHPTAMYAAGKALFVANTNSDTVSVVDTTKDAVVQTIATQPWPESRVGYAPTGIALTKDGHLLVSLGRANAVAVYKYDGTPQAPVSYVGLLPTDYYPAAIATVGSRVVVTNTRGIDARGPAITTNKGYGVPVVSGHDTHSTTASLTSFALPSDKETARYTSTVFAQNAWGHHDVKQAEGNKAAPVAVPTRVGDPSTIKHVFMIVKENRTYDQVYGDDARGNGDPSLVQFGKQVTPNQHALAKQFGLYDNTYDIGTNSAEGHNWIMQGDNPEYTESSAGEYLRSYDTEDDALGHQRSGFIWTAAQAAGKSARNYGEFTQFLTKPAGATWQKYYCTAKQVAAGGDPSALTDPSVKSDTESPIPSLNAITAHDYPKFDVNVPDIYRFQVWKQHFEKEGPANFNMLWLSSDHTGGAPDARAQVADGDLAVGQVVDEISHSKYWKDSAIFVVEDDSQDGADHVDGHRAPIQVISPWAVHGKVVDRYYSQINMVRTIEQILGAQPLNQKVAAATPMYDAFQSKPDLRPFTAVPNQIPLTEQVTPPPTCGQDTPSGAGPAAAQPSATAVPPSEKAVAAQWEAWRKKQGFNGSNPAPDTASPELMNRFTWYQAHNWATPYPGDPKIYTPSQVPGGYIPSSDGQ; encoded by the coding sequence ATGCAGGTCGCTCGTCAACGACGACACAGCTCAGGATCCGCGCCTGAGCATGGCCGCACCAACCGACGGCTCCGCATCGCCCTGGCCGGCACCGCGGTCCTCACCATCGCCTGCGGCGGCATCGCCTCTGCCGCGACCGACGTCTTCGGCAACCACACCGTCGGCACCGAGTACGCCAACGGGCTGCAGGTCTCGGACAACCAGGTCATCAAGCCCCTCGGCAGCCGAGTCATGACCGAGTACGGCAAGTTCATGGGGTCGACCGTCAGCTCCGACGGCCGCTTCCTTGCCGCGAGCAGCGCCGACAAGGGCGTGGTCCTGCAGGTCTTCGACCTGGCGACCAACAAGCTGATCTACCGCGTCGGCAAGGCGGCCGGCGTGGACCAGACCCTCTCCGACGGCAGCGTCGGACAGGAAGGCCCGACCTACTCGCCCGACGGCAAGTTCCTGTGGCTGGCCCAGCAGGACGCGCTGACGCGCTTCCCGGTCAACCCCGACGGCACGCTCGGCACCGCCACGCGCGTCCCGCTGGCCAAGGTCGGGGCGGCTTCGGCGCTGCCCGGCGCGACGGCGTTCTCGCCGGACGGCTCGACGCTCTATGTCGCGCTCAACGGGCAGAACGCCGTGGCAGCCCTGGACCCGGCGACGGGTGCGGTCAAGCGCACCTGGCCCGTCGGCATCGCGCCGCGGCACCTCACCTTCGTCGGCAGCAAGCTCTACGTGAGCAACGAGGGTGGCCGGCAGGCCAAGCCTGGCGAGCCCACCATCAACTCCTACGGCACCAACGTCCCCGCCGACCCGGTACACGCGGCCACGACGACGGGCACGCTGAGCGTCATCGACACCGCTTCCCCGTCCGCAGCCGTCGCATCGATCCCCGTCGGGCTGCACCCCACGGCGATGTATGCCGCCGGCAAGGCCCTGTTCGTGGCGAACACCAACAGCGACACCGTTTCCGTGGTCGACACGACCAAGGACGCCGTCGTGCAGACGATTGCGACGCAGCCGTGGCCCGAGTCCCGCGTGGGCTACGCGCCGACCGGGATCGCGCTGACCAAGGACGGACACCTCCTGGTCTCCCTCGGTCGCGCGAACGCGGTCGCCGTCTACAAGTACGACGGAACCCCCCAGGCGCCCGTCAGCTATGTCGGCCTGCTGCCGACCGACTACTACCCGGCCGCGATCGCGACGGTCGGCTCGCGCGTGGTCGTCACCAACACCCGCGGCATCGACGCGCGGGGGCCGGCCATCACGACCAACAAGGGGTACGGCGTCCCGGTCGTCAGCGGGCACGACACCCACAGCACGACCGCGTCACTGACCAGCTTCGCGCTCCCCAGTGACAAGGAGACCGCGCGGTACACCTCGACGGTGTTCGCGCAGAACGCCTGGGGTCACCACGATGTCAAGCAGGCCGAGGGCAACAAGGCCGCTCCGGTGGCCGTGCCGACCCGGGTCGGCGACCCGTCGACGATCAAGCACGTCTTCATGATCGTCAAGGAGAACCGCACCTACGACCAGGTCTACGGCGACGACGCACGCGGCAACGGCGACCCCTCACTCGTGCAGTTCGGCAAGCAGGTCACGCCGAATCAGCACGCGCTGGCCAAGCAGTTCGGCCTTTACGACAACACCTACGACATCGGCACGAACTCGGCCGAGGGTCACAACTGGATCATGCAGGGCGACAACCCGGAGTACACCGAGTCCTCCGCCGGTGAGTACCTCCGCAGCTACGACACCGAGGACGACGCCCTCGGGCACCAGCGCTCGGGGTTCATCTGGACCGCTGCCCAGGCGGCAGGCAAGAGCGCCCGCAACTACGGCGAGTTCACCCAGTTCCTCACCAAGCCCGCAGGTGCGACGTGGCAGAAGTACTACTGCACCGCCAAGCAGGTGGCGGCGGGTGGTGACCCGAGCGCCTTGACCGACCCGTCGGTCAAGTCCGACACCGAGTCGCCGATCCCGTCACTCAACGCGATCACGGCGCACGACTACCCGAAGTTCGACGTCAACGTCCCCGACATCTACCGCTTCCAGGTCTGGAAGCAGCACTTCGAGAAGGAGGGCCCCGCGAACTTCAACATGCTCTGGCTCTCCAGCGACCACACGGGTGGTGCGCCGGACGCACGGGCCCAGGTGGCCGACGGAGACCTCGCCGTAGGCCAGGTCGTCGACGAGATCTCGCACAGCAAGTACTGGAAGGACTCGGCAATCTTCGTGGTCGAGGACGACAGCCAGGACGGCGCCGACCACGTCGACGGCCACCGTGCCCCGATCCAGGTGATCAGCCCCTGGGCCGTCCACGGCAAGGTGGTCGACCGGTACTACTCGCAGATCAACATGGTCCGTACCATCGAGCAGATCCTCGGTGCCCAGCCGCTCAACCAGAAGGTCGCCGCGGCCACGCCCATGTACGACGCCTTCCAGTCCAAGCCCGACCTCAGGCCGTTCACCGCGGTGCCGAACCAGATCCCGCTCACCGAGCAGGTGACGCCCCCGCCGACGTGCGGCCAGGACACCCCCTCGGGTGCCGGCCCCGCCGCGGCACAGCCCAGCGCCACGGCAGTGCCGCCGTCGGAGAAGGCGGTCGCAGCGCAGTGGGAGGCGTGGCGCAAGAAGCAGGGCTTCAATGGCAGCAACCCGGCGCCGGACACCGCGAGCCCCGAGCTGATGAACCGGTTCACCTGGTACCAGGCACACAACTGGGCCACCCCGTACCCCGGCGACCCGAAGATCTACACCCCGTCGCAGGTTCCCGGCGGTTACATCCCCAGCTCAGACGGCCAGTGA
- a CDS encoding ABC transporter ATP-binding protein: MERAPAVRCRGITKYFGDVVALDGVDLDMPRGQVHGLVGPNGAGKTTLLGVLLGLTVPNRGSLEILGAPVDRVLAVPDGVGGFVDGPGLYPSLTARQNLAAVARLRGRGIDQGSEVDEALEQVGLVDVAGDRVRGFSLGMRQRLGLAAALLTKPRLLVLDEPSNGLDPVARRHVHRVLEGLAAQGAAVVISSHQMDDLAALCSEVTLLARGRVVFSGSVGKLAAESGRLAYRVLTSDAATARRVVAETPGLDLVPDRHPSRPDEGAVVARGQVSAVDDLVVRLVGAGVAVRELGPLVPPLEAAFLTLTGAEGALAEVGAP, translated from the coding sequence ATGGAGAGAGCACCAGCTGTTCGGTGTCGAGGCATCACCAAGTACTTCGGCGACGTGGTCGCCCTCGACGGCGTGGATCTCGACATGCCCCGTGGTCAGGTCCACGGGCTCGTGGGGCCGAACGGCGCAGGGAAGACCACCCTGCTCGGAGTCCTTCTCGGGCTCACGGTCCCCAACCGGGGCAGCCTGGAGATCCTCGGTGCTCCGGTCGACCGGGTGCTCGCGGTGCCGGACGGTGTCGGCGGCTTTGTCGACGGGCCCGGGCTCTACCCGTCGCTGACGGCCCGGCAGAACCTCGCAGCGGTCGCCAGGCTGCGCGGCCGCGGAATCGATCAGGGCAGCGAGGTCGACGAGGCTCTGGAGCAGGTCGGTCTCGTCGACGTCGCCGGCGATCGCGTCCGCGGCTTCTCGCTCGGCATGCGCCAGCGACTGGGCCTGGCAGCCGCCCTGCTGACCAAGCCCCGGCTGCTGGTGCTCGACGAACCGTCGAACGGCCTCGACCCGGTGGCCAGGCGTCACGTCCACCGGGTTCTGGAGGGCCTCGCCGCACAGGGCGCAGCCGTGGTGATCTCGAGCCATCAGATGGACGACCTCGCCGCGCTCTGCTCCGAGGTCACGCTCCTGGCCCGCGGCAGGGTGGTCTTCTCCGGGTCGGTGGGCAAGCTCGCCGCCGAGAGCGGCCGGCTCGCCTACCGGGTGCTGACGTCTGACGCAGCCACCGCCCGCCGGGTCGTGGCCGAGACCCCGGGGCTGGACCTGGTGCCGGATCGCCACCCGTCCAGACCTGACGAGGGGGCCGTGGTCGCGCGCGGTCAGGTCAGCGCGGTTGACGACCTCGTCGTACGCCTCGTGGGCGCCGGCGTGGCGGTCCGCGAGCTCGGCCCGTTGGTGCCTCCGCTGGAGGCCGCCTTTCTCACGCTCACTGGCGCCGAGGGCGCCCTCGCCGAGGTAGGAGCGCCGTGA
- a CDS encoding DedA family protein has translation MGHLHAAAATLNPLDPHSLLAGLGALGVFLVLFAETGLLIGFFLPGDSLLFTAGLLCTTGAGSAVHLSLGSVVLAAIAGALLGAQTGYLIGVKAGPALLDRPDRPRMQAAVQRARHALDRYGTGKAIVLARFIPLVRTVLNPLAGTVGVPARSFTLWQAGGGIVWAAGVTLAGYALGSQIPSIDHYLLPIIALVVLLSLIPVGVEVLRSRRTDADVPADVKDLT, from the coding sequence ATGGGCCACCTGCACGCCGCCGCGGCGACGCTCAACCCACTCGACCCGCACAGCCTGCTGGCCGGGCTGGGCGCCCTCGGGGTCTTCCTCGTCCTCTTCGCTGAGACGGGGCTGCTCATCGGCTTCTTCCTGCCCGGCGACTCCCTGCTGTTCACGGCCGGGCTGCTGTGCACCACCGGGGCCGGGTCCGCGGTTCACCTGTCCCTGGGTTCGGTGGTCCTGGCCGCGATCGCCGGCGCCCTGCTGGGGGCCCAGACCGGCTACCTGATCGGGGTCAAGGCCGGCCCGGCCCTGCTCGACCGGCCGGACCGGCCGCGCATGCAGGCGGCGGTGCAGCGGGCCCGGCACGCCCTGGACCGGTACGGCACCGGCAAGGCGATCGTGCTGGCACGCTTCATCCCCCTCGTGCGCACGGTCCTGAACCCCCTGGCCGGGACCGTCGGCGTACCGGCCCGGTCGTTCACCCTGTGGCAGGCCGGCGGGGGCATCGTCTGGGCCGCCGGGGTGACCCTGGCCGGGTACGCCCTGGGGTCCCAGATCCCGAGCATCGACCACTACCTGCTGCCGATCATCGCCCTGGTCGTGCTCCTCTCCCTGATCCCCGTCGGCGTCGAGGTGCTCCGTTCGCGCCGCACCGACGCCGACGTGCCCGCCGACGTGAAGGACCTGACGTGA
- a CDS encoding BlaI/MecI/CopY family transcriptional regulator, producing the protein MATLPGRPRGGLEREVLAALAAAGRPMTAGEVHADLGSELAYTTVMTTLTRLHGKGVLAREQVGRAYAYRFVGDPEQVEASLAAHRMRRVLDAGTDRAGVLAHFVADLNPEDEQLLTELLRATDAEVDG; encoded by the coding sequence GTGGCGACTCTGCCGGGACGACCCCGGGGCGGGCTGGAGCGTGAGGTGCTCGCGGCGTTGGCGGCCGCCGGGCGCCCGATGACCGCCGGGGAGGTCCACGCCGACCTGGGCTCCGAGCTGGCCTACACCACCGTCATGACCACGCTGACCCGCCTGCACGGCAAGGGGGTGCTGGCCCGCGAGCAGGTGGGCCGGGCCTACGCGTACCGGTTCGTGGGTGACCCGGAGCAGGTCGAGGCCAGCCTGGCGGCCCACCGGATGCGCCGCGTGCTCGACGCCGGCACCGACCGGGCCGGGGTCTTGGCCCACTTCGTGGCCGACCTGAACCCCGAGGACGAACAGCTGCTCACCGAGCTGCTGCGCGCCACCGACGCCGAGGTGGACGGCTAG
- a CDS encoding M48 family metalloprotease — MRAALLVPLLASLALRVAAPWVSRRLPPPTAATLLAVTALLTALSLGFTLSVAGLLTVARIPIVAAAAQWSIGVVASGDPVPVGVGLLSGAVVIVLVYAAARSALHHCRDLVAAATTCRRLHGSASGLVVREDDVADAYALPGFTGRIVVSTGMLRALPAPERKVLLAHEEAHLRHHHHLYVAAANLAAAANPLLRPVSGAVAFSVERWADEAAASEVDDRRLAARALARAGLARLNSLTRARETGSALAAVDSSIGERTRALLAPPRPASRRVVAVILLLAMASVGASALVAHDTEHRFELAHIRTSTE; from the coding sequence GTGCGCGCCGCCCTCCTGGTGCCGCTGCTCGCCAGCCTCGCGCTGCGGGTGGCTGCCCCGTGGGTCAGTCGCCGGCTGCCACCACCGACGGCGGCCACGCTCCTGGCCGTCACCGCGCTGCTGACCGCCCTCAGCCTGGGCTTCACCCTCTCGGTCGCGGGCCTACTGACCGTCGCGCGCATCCCGATCGTGGCCGCAGCCGCGCAGTGGTCGATCGGCGTGGTTGCCTCAGGCGACCCCGTCCCCGTCGGGGTCGGTCTGCTCTCCGGTGCCGTCGTGATCGTGCTGGTCTACGCAGCGGCCCGCAGCGCGCTGCACCACTGCCGCGACCTGGTGGCCGCGGCAACGACCTGCCGGCGCCTCCACGGGTCGGCCTCCGGTCTGGTCGTGCGCGAGGACGACGTCGCCGACGCCTACGCCCTGCCGGGCTTCACCGGCCGGATCGTGGTCTCCACGGGCATGCTGCGCGCACTGCCCGCGCCAGAACGGAAGGTGCTGCTCGCGCACGAGGAGGCGCACCTTCGCCACCATCACCACCTGTATGTCGCGGCCGCGAACCTGGCCGCGGCCGCCAACCCGCTGCTCCGGCCGGTCTCTGGCGCCGTCGCCTTCAGCGTCGAACGCTGGGCCGACGAGGCCGCCGCATCGGAGGTCGACGACCGCAGGCTGGCGGCTCGCGCCCTGGCCCGGGCGGGGCTCGCGCGTCTGAACAGCCTGACCCGCGCTCGAGAGACCGGGTCTGCCCTCGCCGCTGTGGACAGCTCCATCGGTGAACGCACCCGGGCACTCCTCGCCCCGCCGCGACCGGCGAGCCGCCGGGTCGTCGCCGTGATCCTCCTCCTTGCTATGGCTTCGGTAGGTGCCAGCGCACTCGTCGCGCACGACACCGAACACCGCTTCGAGCTTGCGCACATTCGAACCTCGACCGAGTAA
- a CDS encoding low affinity iron permease family protein, with translation MRSLRLRPSWSRHPASRVLHALAWLASRPSLAAMVIGLDVLWVAFSARFEFPTRLEAVFQTMVAAFTLAMVFVIQHTQAREQAATQRKLDEILRALPLADKSMITLESASDGELAAAARAHRDARQEAAQD, from the coding sequence ATGCGCTCACTCAGGCTGCGCCCTTCCTGGTCCCGTCACCCGGCCTCAAGAGTTCTGCACGCCCTGGCTTGGCTGGCGTCTCGACCATCGCTGGCCGCCATGGTCATCGGCCTCGACGTGTTGTGGGTGGCTTTCTCCGCCCGCTTTGAGTTCCCGACGAGGCTCGAGGCGGTGTTTCAGACGATGGTGGCCGCATTCACCTTGGCCATGGTTTTCGTCATCCAGCACACCCAGGCCCGGGAACAGGCGGCGACCCAACGGAAGTTGGACGAGATCCTCCGAGCCCTGCCCCTGGCCGACAAGTCGATGATCACGCTCGAGTCGGCCTCGGACGGCGAGCTGGCCGCAGCCGCCCGCGCCCACCGGGATGCCCGTCAGGAAGCAGCTCAGGACTGA